The DNA region GACACCGGCTACCCGCGGCAGGACGGAAAGACCCCGTGAAGCTTCACTGTAGCCTGGTATTGAGTCTTAGCTTGTCTTGCGCAGGATAGGTGGGAGCCTGTGAAGTTCCTCTTCCGGGAGGAATGGAGGCGCCGGTGAGATACCACCCTTGACAAGCTGAGACCCTAACCCAGCCAAGTTATCCTTGGCGGGGACCGTGCCAGGTGGGCAGTTTAGCTGGGGCGGCTGCCTCCTAAAAGGTAACGGAGGCGTCCAAAGGTACCCTCAGGCGGGTCGGAAATCCGCCGTAGAGTACAAGGGCAGAAGGGTGCCTGACTGTGAGGCCGACAGGCCGAGCAGACGCGAAAGCGGGGCCTAGTGACCCACCGGTTCCACGGGGAAGGGCCGGTGATCAGCGGATAAAAGCTACTCCGGGGATAACAGGCTAATCTCCCCCGAGAGCCCACATCGACGGGGAGGTTTGGTACCTCGATGTCGGCTCCCCCCATCCTGGGGCTGAAGCAGGTCCCAAGGGTTGGGCTGTTCGCCCATTAAAGGGGGACGCGAGCTGGGTTCAGAACGTCGCGAGACAGTTCGGTCCCTATCCGCCGCGGGCGCAGGAGTCTTGAGGGGGTCCGTCCTTAGTACGAGAGGACCGGGACGGGGCAGGCTCTGGTGTACCGGTTATCTCTCCAGAGGTAGAGCCGGGTAGCCATCCTGCTACGGGATAAGCGCTGAAAGCATCTAAGCGCGAAGCCCACCCCAAGATAAGGACTCCCTGAAGGGCCGTGGGAGACTACCACGTTGATAGGCCGCAGGTGGAAGCTCAGCAATGGGTGGAGCCAAGCGGTACTAATAGCCCGTTCGGCTTGCACACCTACAGGAAGAAAGACCTATTGAGTTGCCAAGTTCCTCTCGGGACCATAGCGGAGGGGAAACACCCGGTTTCCNNNNNNNNNNNNNNNNNNNNNNNNNNNNNNNNNNNNNNNNNNNNNNNNNNNNNNNNNNNNNNNNNNNNNNNNNNNNNNNNNNNNNNNNNNNNNNNNNNNNATTGAGTTGCCAAGTTCCTCTCGGGACCATAGCGGAGGGGAAACACCCGGTTTCCATTCCGAACCCGGCAGTTAAGCCCTCCAGCGCCGATGATACTGTGCCGGGCGAACGGCACGGGAAAGTAGGTCGTCCCGGGGGGTTTGATTAACAATCTTTCTAAACTCTTTAAGAAGAGTTCTGCTGAGTTCCCCTTCTATCTCAGTTTTATCGTTTTCTTGTGTCCAATTATAACTGATCATCCGATTTTGTGTTATCATTTTTTTTATGGCAAAAAACTATCAAACGAGGTTGCGCACACCATGATGTACTCGCTTCTAAATTATCTTAGCCTTATAACCATAGGTATAAGTGGATTGTCAATTCTAAGCGGTCTTGTATTCATAAAGCTTAAGAAAAGAGACATTCACAAGTTCTTTATGATAAACGCTTCTGTGTTTGCTATTATATTCGTACTGCTTTACGTTATAAAGAGCGTTCTGTATTCGCCTCAGCCTTACGTGGGTCCGTACAAGGGATTATTTTTGTTCATACTTTGGACACACACGATCTTGGCTATTATCAACTTTCCTCTTGCTGTGATAACCCTCAGGTATGCCTTTAGGGGACTCTTTGACAAGCACAAAAAGATTGCTCCAATAACTGCCTTTGTTTGGCTTTACGTTGCTATTACAGGATGGATAATATACTACTTTATGCAGTGGTTAAATAGACAGAATTAGAACAGAGCCAAAATGCTCTTGAGAAAAGACTTGCCATCTGCAAAGGATGCTCGCGTATATCTATCCGTAGAAAGAGCGTTTCTGGGATACATAAAACTTTCCCTTTATTCTCTAAGCTTGGCAATCCTCTTCACTTTCAGATGCATTACATTTATTCAACAGTAAAAAAGGTTGACAGTGGATACTACAGAACAAACATTGTTTAATCCTAACCGTATACATTCTCAGAATCGCTTAGTCCTTGAACTTAGTATAGCAAGACTATGTGCTAAAATTATCTCATGCTCGCGGTTATAGGAGGAAGTGGGCTTTACAAACTTGAAAGGTTGGAAGATGTGCAGGAAGTCAAAATAACCACTCCCTTTGGTGAGCCATCTTCTCCTATTCTAATAGGAAAGCTAAGGGGTAAAAAGGTTGCCTTTTTGGCAAGACACGGACTAAACCATCAGTATAGTCCCTCTTTAGTCCCATACAGAGCAAATCTTTGGGCTCTAAAGGAGATAGGAGCAAGTAGAGTTTTGTCTATTTCTGCGGTGGGAGCTATAAACGAAAGGTTTAGACCGGGAGACTTTGTAGTCATAGACGACTTTTTGGACTTTACAAAGGGCAGAGAAGACACTTTTTACCAGGGGATTTACTCTGTGGACGTTCGGGGAGAAGACAAACCTTCCGAGCTTTTAAAAAATAAAAAAGTGGTTCATGTGGATATGTCGGACGCATACTGTCCTCAGATGAGAAGAAGGCTTATGGATGTTTTGGAAGAGTTAAAGCTAATCTATCATCCGTCGGGTGTTTATGCTTGCACGGAGGGTCCTAGGTTTGAAACTCCAGCAGAAATAAGAGCTATAAAGATCTTGGGCGGGGACGTGGTAGGTATGACGGGCTATCCAGAGGTAGCTTTGGCAAGAGAGCTTGCGTTATGCTATGCCAGCCTTTGCGTTGTTGCAAACCCAGCGGCTGGAATTGCAGGCTACAGGCTAACCAGTGAGGAAGTTATATCCATGATGAAAAGCAAAGAAGAGGAGATAAAGCTTATACTTGAGTTGTTAGTAGAAATGCTTGAAGATCAAAAAACCTGCAACTGCCATCAAGCTTTGGAAGGGGCGGAAGTTTAATCCACATTTATCTTATCCTGAACCACGTAGGGTTTCGTATCTTTAGTCTGATAGTATATTCTGATCAAGAGCTCTGCTATTAGACCTGTGGATATAAGCTGAACACCAGCCAGTATGGAAAGGACGCTTAATATAAGCAAAGGTCTTCCACCAATGGATTCTTCCAGAAAGATCTTTAAAAAGAGAAGGTAAAGCAGTGCAACAAGACCTGCGATGAGCAGAAAAAAGCCTATGCTGCCAAACATGTAAAGGGGTTTGTTTATGTATTCGTTGAGGAACTTTACAAGCATAATGTCCAAAAGAACCCTAACAGTCCTGCCTATACCGTATTTAGACCTTCCGTAGATCCTTGGGTGGTGTCTTACTGGAACTTCCGTTATCTTTGCTCCCTTTCTTTTTGTAAGGGCAGGCAAGAACCTGTGCATGTCTCCAAAAAGCTCAAGGTCCTTTACTACCTCAGCTTTATAAGCTTTGAGGGTGCATCCATAATCGTGAAGATGCACACCTGTAATTTTGGATATAAGCCAGTTGGCTATCATAGACGGAAGCTTTCTTGAAAGGAAGGGGTCCTTTCTGTCCTTTCTCCAACCGCTAACTATGTGATAGCCTTCTTTCAGCTTTTCCAAAAGGGTTGGTATGTCTTCTGGGTCGTTCTGAAGGTCCGCATCTAAGGTTATGATGACTTCACCCTTTGCGTGTTCAAAACCTGCAGACAGGGCGGCAGTTTGTCCGTAGTTTCTTTTAAATCTTAAGACCTTTACCTTTTTGTCTTTCGTTGCCAGCTTCTTTAGTATATCAAAGGTTGAATCTGTGGAGCCGTCATCCACAAAGATAACTTCGTAATCTTCTCCCAGACTGTCTAACACTTTCTTTAGCTTTTCGTAAAGAATAGGGACGTTTTCTTCTTCGTTGTAAGCTGGTATAACAACAGAGAGCATAAAAATAGTTTATCAGATGTAGGCTCCAACACCCTCAAAAATAACGCGCGTGATCTTTCCTTCTTCTTTTACTTCTTTGACTTGGTAATCGTAGAAGTTGATCTTGTGAAAGTCTTCTATAGAAAGCTTCCTTTCTGCTATGTACCTTAACGCGTAGGCCCTATGCCTTTGTGAATTTTTTACCCTCTGACCCTTTTTGTAGAACTCAAACTTAACCAGTTCAGAAACACTCTCAAAGCTTAGAATTTTTTCTTCTTCACTTCCAAGCAGCGATACTATAGTTTTTCCTTGAAAGACGTTTTTGGAGAGATTTCTTAAATCTTCCTTCCACCAATCCCTTAGCTTTTTTCCCTTGCACTCTTCGTCCCACGACAGGCAAGCGTAAGGAATTGGAGAGTTTATGTTTATTAAGCCAAGAAGTGGAGACAAAACCAACGACCGAGCTGATATAAAGCTTTGAACTTCTGAAGGGAGAACCCAAAATTCTAAGCTGTCCCAGAAGTTGTTTTTATACCTTCTCCACGCGGGCAAAAGCTCTTCCATACTGATCCCAAAGCAATTTATTAGCTCTACCCTTTTTGCGGTCAGCTCTTGAAATGGATATACCTCTACTCCTGCACTTACACTTTCCCTTAGCCTTATCCTCGATTGTCGCTTTGAAGAGCCAAGAAGAAAGAGCATAGAGAAATATTAACAGAAAAGCTTCAGAATATGAGGCACCAAGAACTCCGCAAAGCTCAGCTTGTTTTCAAAAGAAAAGGGAATGGTTTGTCCGTCCTTAAAGATCAAATAACCTTCGTGTGACTCTTGACCCATTATCCCCACAGGATTGGCTACTATAAGGTCTAACCCTTTTCTTATTAGCTTTTCCTTTGCGTTTTGCAAAAGAACATGTCTTTCTTCAAGGGCAAAGCCTAAAACCCTTAGGTTGCTCGGTTTTACCTTTGCCACTTCTTCAAGAATGTCTGGATTTTTTACAAGTTTAAGTGTAAGTCCTTCCGATTTTTTTATCTTACCTTCAAAGCTCTCCAAAGGCTTATAATCAGCCACAGCTGCGCTCATCACCAAAAGATCAATCTCTCCGATCCTTTTCATCACTTCCCTTAACATATCTTCTGCAGATACAACTTTTACCAGTTTAACTTCCGGTGGGGGCTTTTCCTCTGTATAAGCACTTATCAGTTCAACCCCCGCGCCATACCAGCGTAAAACTCTTGCTATGGCAAAGCCCGTTTTTCCGCTTGAAAGGTTGGATATAAACCTAACACTGTCTATGAACTCTCTGGTGGCACCCACAGTTATCAGAACCCTTTTACCGTAAAGGGGCTTTTCCCTCAGTCCCCACTCTACCCAATCCAAGATTCTCTCCAAACTTGCAAGCCTTCCCTTACCCTCCTCTTCGCAAGCTAAAATTCCCTCCTCTGGCTCTATTACTATTACCCCCCTTTCTTTTAGCTTTCTTACATTTTCCTGAATTGCAGGATTGTTCCACATCTCCACATTACAGGCAGGTGCGAGCATCAAAGGTCCGCTGTGAGCCAGAGCGCAGTTGGTCAGCAGGTTATCAGCAAGCCCCAAAGCTATTTTTGAAAGTGTGTTTGCACTGCAGGGAGCTATTAAAAAGAGATCAGACCATCTTGATAGGTTTATGTGCAGGAAAGGGTCCTCCTCCCACTCAGAGTACGCTTTGTTTCCGCTCAGAGCGTGAAAGGTTAGCTTGCTTATAAACTCCTCTGCCTTTAGAGTAAGAACTACCCTTACCTGGTGTCCACTATGCTTTAGCTCCCTTACCAGCTCACAGGCTTTGTATATTGCAACAGAGGAGGAGACCCCTAAAAGTATGTTTGCCACAAAGTTATTTTAACAGCTGGTGCAGGATTGCTCCTTTGCCTGCTTTGCCTTCTTTGCCATCTCTGGATCGTATGCTTTCCCCTGCCACAGGACGCTATAGACTACTTCAAAGGTGCTCTCTGCCAGCTCGGTTAGTTCCTTAAACAGCTTATTAAACCTTTCACTTCTGTGGGACTCTTCGTGGTCCTCTAAGCTTCTCCAGAATGTTATGATAAGCACCTCTCTGTCCTTCAGCGGATGTTCGGTGGTTTGTCCTACAGTTGAACCTTCCAGAGATACACCCCCTGTGTTTAATGCTACAAAGCCACCGTAAAAACCTGTGTCAGAGTGGTAGGTTTTTACGTGCTCGCAAAGGTAGGCTACCCTTTCTGCCACCTCATCAAGGCTAACGCCTTCCTTAAGAACAACGTAGTTTATGTTCATTATGGCATCTTCTGGTATATCAACTATCCTGTTCATTCCATACATGGCACACCTCCTTATACTATAAGGATATTCAAATATTCTTATAAAACTGTGATATAACTCAGAAGGTTTGGCTGGAAAGA from Thermocrinis sp. includes:
- a CDS encoding DUF420 domain-containing protein translates to MMYSLLNYLSLITIGISGLSILSGLVFIKLKKRDIHKFFMINASVFAIIFVLLYVIKSVLYSPQPYVGPYKGLFLFILWTHTILAIINFPLAVITLRYAFRGLFDKHKKIAPITAFVWLYVAITGWIIYYFMQWLNRQN
- the mtnP gene encoding S-methyl-5'-thioadenosine phosphorylase; the encoded protein is MLAVIGGSGLYKLERLEDVQEVKITTPFGEPSSPILIGKLRGKKVAFLARHGLNHQYSPSLVPYRANLWALKEIGASRVLSISAVGAINERFRPGDFVVIDDFLDFTKGREDTFYQGIYSVDVRGEDKPSELLKNKKVVHVDMSDAYCPQMRRRLMDVLEELKLIYHPSGVYACTEGPRFETPAEIRAIKILGGDVVGMTGYPEVALARELALCYASLCVVANPAAGIAGYRLTSEEVISMMKSKEEEIKLILELLVEMLEDQKTCNCHQALEGAEV
- a CDS encoding glycosyltransferase family 2 protein, whose product is MLSVVIPAYNEEENVPILYEKLKKVLDSLGEDYEVIFVDDGSTDSTFDILKKLATKDKKVKVLRFKRNYGQTAALSAGFEHAKGEVIITLDADLQNDPEDIPTLLEKLKEGYHIVSGWRKDRKDPFLSRKLPSMIANWLISKITGVHLHDYGCTLKAYKAEVVKDLELFGDMHRFLPALTKRKGAKITEVPVRHHPRIYGRSKYGIGRTVRVLLDIMLVKFLNEYINKPLYMFGSIGFFLLIAGLVALLYLLFLKIFLEESIGGRPLLILSVLSILAGVQLISTGLIAELLIRIYYQTKDTKPYVVQDKINVD
- the yaaA gene encoding peroxide stress protein YaaA; translation: MLFLLGSSKRQSRIRLRESVSAGVEVYPFQELTAKRVELINCFGISMEELLPAWRRYKNNFWDSLEFWVLPSEVQSFISARSLVLSPLLGLININSPIPYACLSWDEECKGKKLRDWWKEDLRNLSKNVFQGKTIVSLLGSEEEKILSFESVSELVKFEFYKKGQRVKNSQRHRAYALRYIAERKLSIEDFHKINFYDYQVKEVKEEGKITRVIFEGVGAYI
- the coaBC gene encoding bifunctional phosphopantothenoylcysteine decarboxylase/phosphopantothenate--cysteine ligase CoaBC, which produces MANILLGVSSSVAIYKACELVRELKHSGHQVRVVLTLKAEEFISKLTFHALSGNKAYSEWEEDPFLHINLSRWSDLFLIAPCSANTLSKIALGLADNLLTNCALAHSGPLMLAPACNVEMWNNPAIQENVRKLKERGVIVIEPEEGILACEEEGKGRLASLERILDWVEWGLREKPLYGKRVLITVGATREFIDSVRFISNLSSGKTGFAIARVLRWYGAGVELISAYTEEKPPPEVKLVKVVSAEDMLREVMKRIGEIDLLVMSAAVADYKPLESFEGKIKKSEGLTLKLVKNPDILEEVAKVKPSNLRVLGFALEERHVLLQNAKEKLIRKGLDLIVANPVGIMGQESHEGYLIFKDGQTIPFSFENKLSFAEFLVPHILKLFC
- a CDS encoding ligand-binding protein SH3, with the protein product MNRIVDIPEDAIMNINYVVLKEGVSLDEVAERVAYLCEHVKTYHSDTGFYGGFVALNTGGVSLEGSTVGQTTEHPLKDREVLIITFWRSLEDHEESHRSERFNKLFKELTELAESTFEVVYSVLWQGKAYDPEMAKKAKQAKEQSCTSC